From a region of the Blastopirellula marina genome:
- a CDS encoding FHA domain-containing protein yields the protein MQTQLLPQIGTDSIYLEYLDQANGRSTKTVIDEFPFIIGRNATCNLTVESGRVSREHAEVVRHGTGYLIRDLRSTNGVYINGEQIEEHLLVDGDTVSIADFEFDFHCPAAATTRQTVTLAMEDRIQAEKPAQDPHLLIQALRTVNQWSGLNRIDPGLTSVQSIRDQKTVGHWCPLFRKAYQSHDETRLLKDSLVLENPLRLLQHVSAMFALQERQETGSFLMLELDQTDFQRQDLQETVGWMRTTFGASLKVALGAKIDVWEANLFDNVLVDDLRGMGVQFAVVGIDQFKPPIVSEVLEHCSMIGVAASALSATSRSPAVANSIHEFIQEVSSKGCQALAQAGSGGPDNQALEQMGFHAVVRFPA from the coding sequence ATGCAGACGCAGCTGCTTCCACAAATCGGAACCGACTCGATTTACCTCGAGTACCTCGATCAAGCCAATGGACGGTCGACCAAGACGGTGATCGATGAGTTTCCCTTCATCATCGGGCGTAACGCAACCTGCAACTTAACGGTGGAGTCGGGGCGTGTTTCGCGCGAGCATGCGGAAGTCGTGCGGCATGGAACAGGCTACCTGATTCGTGATTTGCGCAGCACCAACGGCGTTTATATCAACGGCGAGCAGATCGAAGAGCATCTGCTGGTGGATGGCGATACCGTTTCGATCGCCGATTTTGAATTCGACTTTCACTGCCCTGCGGCTGCGACGACGCGCCAGACCGTTACGTTGGCGATGGAAGACCGTATCCAAGCCGAAAAGCCCGCTCAAGATCCGCACTTGTTGATCCAGGCCCTGCGAACCGTCAATCAATGGTCGGGGCTCAATCGTATCGATCCGGGACTGACTTCCGTTCAATCCATTCGCGATCAAAAGACCGTTGGCCACTGGTGCCCGCTGTTTCGCAAGGCGTATCAAAGTCACGATGAAACTCGCCTGTTGAAAGACTCGCTCGTTTTAGAGAACCCACTTCGACTATTGCAACATGTGTCGGCCATGTTCGCCCTGCAGGAACGCCAGGAAACGGGCAGTTTCCTGATGTTGGAACTCGATCAAACCGACTTCCAGCGGCAAGACCTGCAGGAAACCGTGGGCTGGATGCGAACCACCTTTGGAGCGTCGCTGAAGGTCGCCCTTGGGGCAAAGATCGACGTTTGGGAAGCCAACTTATTCGACAACGTGCTCGTCGATGACTTGCGCGGGATGGGCGTGCAGTTTGCTGTCGTCGGTATCGATCAATTCAAACCGCCGATCGTCTCGGAAGTGCTTGAGCACTGCTCGATGATCGGAGTTGCTGCCAGTGCGTTGTCGGCCACGTCGCGAAGTCCGGCGGTCGCCAATAGCATTCACGAATTCATTCAGGAGGTTTCGTCCAAAGGCTGCCAGGCATTGGCCCAAGCAGGTTCCGGCGGACCGGACAATCAAGCCTTAGAACAGATGGGATTCCATGCCGTAGTGCGTTTTCCCGCCTGA
- a CDS encoding DUF1559 domain-containing protein: protein MSLSVSPFRRSGFTLVELLVVIAIIGVLIALLLPAVQQAREAARRIECNNKIKQLGLALHNYHDTYLKFPAGAQMTDGKTQTCTTSVSSPAITRGVPWTVAILPFLELTNLYDQVDMSAEFVCSNAEAPTSGANKNVWKTSVAAYQCPSFPAESVDKNHSNYYGVMGGGPTGSGNCQSSDAGRRFYINGILFQNSRTNFASIQDGSSNTFLVGETRYQLLDGGRSDTHWLGWASTNRGGGSAVTGTLAAAQIQINACDGNCHGDRYDTTFGSGTIPNSLGQGIHQRTFGSFHPGGCIFLMGDASAHFVSDTIDLTTYQNLAIRDDGNVASLSN from the coding sequence ATGTCCCTATCTGTAAGTCCATTTCGACGCTCAGGTTTTACACTGGTCGAACTCCTGGTGGTGATTGCCATCATCGGAGTGTTAATCGCATTGCTTTTGCCCGCTGTTCAGCAAGCGCGTGAAGCAGCCCGTCGCATTGAGTGCAACAACAAGATCAAGCAGCTGGGCTTGGCTCTGCACAACTATCACGACACTTACTTAAAGTTCCCCGCCGGCGCGCAGATGACCGATGGAAAAACACAGACTTGCACCACTTCGGTATCGTCTCCAGCGATAACTCGTGGTGTTCCGTGGACGGTTGCGATTCTCCCGTTCCTGGAACTGACGAACCTGTATGATCAAGTCGATATGTCGGCTGAGTTTGTCTGTTCCAATGCCGAGGCACCAACTTCGGGTGCCAATAAGAACGTCTGGAAGACATCCGTGGCGGCCTATCAATGTCCATCCTTCCCGGCCGAATCAGTAGATAAGAACCATTCCAACTACTATGGAGTCATGGGCGGCGGCCCCACCGGGTCAGGCAACTGCCAATCCAGTGATGCAGGGCGACGCTTCTACATCAACGGCATCCTCTTCCAGAACTCTCGCACGAACTTCGCCAGCATTCAGGATGGCTCGTCGAACACGTTTCTGGTTGGTGAAACCCGTTACCAGCTGCTTGACGGTGGTCGTAGCGATACCCATTGGCTCGGCTGGGCATCAACCAATCGAGGAGGTGGATCAGCCGTTACCGGCACGCTGGCAGCTGCCCAAATCCAAATCAACGCCTGCGATGGCAACTGCCACGGAGACCGTTACGATACGACCTTCGGAAGCGGAACGATCCCCAACAGCCTGGGACAAGGCATTCACCAGCGCACCTTTGGCAGCTTTCACCCCGGCGGATGCATCTTCCTGATGGGCGACGCATCGGCTCACTTCGTAAGTGATACGATCGACCTGACCACGTACCAGAACCTGGCTATCCGCGACGATGGCAACGTGGCATCGCTTTCCAACTAG
- the cls gene encoding cardiolipin synthase, with product MFDLQSFTIVSILLTLTHILGLFAAVDAIMKSRTSQGAIAWILLLVLVPYFSLPFYWIFGRSKFQGYVNTRRIRAKDIKDNTQTFRAVSPDVIADFHDQPEKLVLERLADFPYTHSNSIRLLVNGEATFDATYEMISEASEYVLFQTYIFREDGVGKRFAELLKRKAQEGVAIYFLYDEIGSYQLTRKFLHELREANINVRPFHTTRGKGNRFQLNFRNHRKIVVVDGKAATVGGLNFGDEYLGLSKRFGPWRDTHIRIDGPAVQAVQWSFLEDWYWASGDNINVNWDEEPAQDGDEIALVIPMGPADTIETCGLFFVHAINSAQKRIWIASPYFVPDKQVICALQLAALRGCDVRIMLPERPDHLLVYLSSFHFISETAIADRITFYRYQPGFLHQKVILIDHEMAAVGTANLDNRSFRLNFEIMVAIVSEKFAHSVEAMLLEDFKQCREVDPQEIQKRSFWFQLAVSGSRLMSPIQ from the coding sequence TTGTTCGACCTGCAATCGTTCACGATCGTCAGTATTCTGTTGACCTTGACCCATATTCTGGGGCTGTTCGCTGCGGTCGACGCGATTATGAAATCGCGGACTTCCCAGGGCGCTATCGCCTGGATTCTTTTGCTGGTCTTGGTCCCATACTTTTCTCTTCCCTTCTACTGGATCTTTGGACGCAGCAAGTTTCAGGGGTACGTCAATACGCGTCGCATCCGAGCCAAGGATATTAAAGACAACACGCAGACGTTTCGGGCGGTCAGTCCGGACGTCATTGCCGACTTCCACGACCAGCCAGAAAAGCTCGTCCTGGAACGCCTGGCTGACTTTCCTTATACGCACTCGAATTCCATCCGCCTGTTGGTCAACGGGGAAGCGACCTTCGACGCCACCTACGAGATGATCTCGGAGGCGTCCGAGTATGTTCTGTTTCAGACCTATATCTTTCGAGAGGATGGCGTTGGCAAGCGGTTTGCCGAGCTACTCAAACGCAAAGCGCAGGAAGGGGTTGCGATTTACTTCCTGTACGACGAAATCGGCAGCTACCAGCTCACTCGCAAGTTCCTGCATGAACTGCGCGAAGCCAATATCAACGTGCGGCCGTTCCATACGACGCGCGGCAAAGGAAATCGTTTCCAGTTAAACTTCCGCAACCATCGCAAGATTGTCGTCGTTGATGGAAAAGCGGCAACTGTCGGAGGACTCAACTTTGGCGACGAGTATCTCGGTTTGTCAAAGCGTTTCGGTCCCTGGCGAGACACGCATATCAGAATTGACGGTCCCGCTGTTCAAGCTGTGCAGTGGTCGTTCCTGGAAGACTGGTACTGGGCCTCCGGTGACAATATTAACGTCAACTGGGACGAAGAACCGGCCCAAGACGGAGACGAGATCGCACTGGTCATTCCTATGGGGCCGGCCGATACCATCGAAACCTGCGGGCTGTTCTTCGTTCATGCCATCAACTCTGCCCAAAAGCGGATCTGGATTGCTTCTCCTTACTTTGTTCCCGACAAACAAGTTATCTGCGCCCTGCAGCTAGCAGCTTTGCGTGGATGCGACGTCCGGATCATGCTGCCAGAGCGTCCGGACCATTTGTTGGTTTACTTATCCAGTTTCCATTTCATCTCTGAAACGGCAATCGCTGATCGAATCACGTTCTACCGCTATCAGCCAGGCTTTCTTCACCAGAAGGTCATCCTGATCGACCACGAGATGGCGGCCGTTGGTACGGCCAACCTCGACAACCGTTCGTTTCGTCTCAATTTCGAGATTATGGTTGCCATCGTCAGCGAGAAATTCGCTCACTCTGTCGAAGCGATGCTGCTGGAAGACTTCAAGCAATGCCGTGAAGTCGACCCGCAAGAGATCCAAAAACGCTCGTTCTGGTTTCAGCTTGCCGTGAGTGGTTCGCGTTTGATGTCGCCGATCCAATAG
- a CDS encoding helix-turn-helix domain-containing protein has translation MRHLRLRNGWTQADLAKRAGYSERLISKAEAGVPIARDTIVDLADAFSESNEEPVYWEDLASDPIQLAQRYLDALHIHQENMFDHLVDFIHEDVVFRIAGDPAHIPFAGEHTGIDAVRQAFNLFFAVLEVPQDHDYNKGYQVMGQGPNAIIWGESWIHPKGKPMDQPIRVSNLLMFRRGKLIFLDDCYDTATGAALLQGFPSPPG, from the coding sequence TTGCGTCATCTTCGACTTCGAAACGGATGGACGCAGGCCGATTTGGCCAAACGAGCAGGCTACAGCGAGCGATTAATCAGCAAGGCCGAAGCGGGAGTTCCCATCGCGCGAGATACAATCGTTGACCTCGCCGATGCTTTCAGCGAGTCGAATGAGGAACCGGTCTACTGGGAGGACCTTGCGAGTGATCCCATTCAACTCGCCCAACGTTATCTTGATGCGCTTCATATCCATCAAGAAAACATGTTCGACCATCTTGTCGACTTTATTCATGAAGATGTTGTTTTCAGAATCGCGGGAGATCCCGCTCACATTCCTTTCGCCGGTGAACACACAGGGATCGATGCCGTTCGCCAGGCATTTAATCTCTTTTTTGCCGTTTTGGAAGTTCCCCAAGACCACGACTACAACAAGGGCTATCAAGTCATGGGGCAAGGTCCCAATGCCATCATTTGGGGCGAATCTTGGATTCACCCCAAGGGAAAGCCCATGGATCAGCCCATTCGCGTTTCCAATCTGCTCATGTTTCGACGGGGCAAATTAATATTCCTGGATGACTGCTACGACACGGCAACGGGGGCCGCTCTTTTGCAGGGCTTTCCTTCGCCACCCGGCTAG
- a CDS encoding cob(I)yrinic acid a,c-diamide adenosyltransferase, translating into MSIHIHRIYTRAGDQGSTALAGGVQVSKSSLEVESYGESDELISFLGVVRAYATDPRTRPSAKIAAETDEIFRKVQNILYEAGAVLASAKPPVAEAQTYDATADPRITFLEERIDRYREMFDAIDGFTIPGDCMLGAHAHVARTVCRRWERVLVRRNELSPIDPWVLAYANRLSDYLFAYTRWITALLSTQEELWKGPEAAPEH; encoded by the coding sequence ATGTCGATTCACATCCATCGAATCTATACGCGAGCCGGTGACCAGGGCTCGACTGCCTTGGCTGGTGGGGTTCAGGTGTCTAAGTCATCGCTGGAAGTCGAATCGTACGGAGAATCGGACGAATTGATCAGTTTTCTAGGAGTTGTTCGGGCTTACGCTACTGATCCTCGCACGCGCCCCAGTGCCAAGATCGCGGCGGAAACGGATGAGATTTTTCGGAAGGTTCAGAATATTCTCTACGAGGCCGGTGCCGTCCTGGCTAGTGCCAAGCCCCCTGTGGCCGAAGCTCAAACCTACGACGCAACCGCTGATCCCCGGATAACGTTTCTCGAAGAACGTATCGATCGATATCGAGAGATGTTCGATGCGATCGATGGTTTTACGATCCCTGGCGATTGCATGCTGGGAGCTCACGCTCATGTCGCACGGACTGTTTGTCGTCGCTGGGAACGTGTCTTGGTTCGCCGGAACGAACTTTCACCGATTGATCCGTGGGTGTTGGCTTACGCAAATCGGTTGAGCGACTACCTGTTCGCCTATACCCGGTGGATAACGGCTCTTTTGTCAACGCAAGAAGAACTCTGGAAAGGTCCCGAGGCCGCACCCGAACACTGA
- a CDS encoding SLC13 family permease: MPWDLAVVLGLLVICIVLFIIDWPRMDVVALSAMVALPVLGIISVQEAFAGFSDPNVVLIAALFVIGEGITRTGIALQVGQWLALKAGRSEARLVVLLMLSVGLLGSVMSSTGIVAIFIPVVLNVTSRLNIHPGRMMMPLSVAGLISGMMTLVATPPNMIVDSALESEGHPGFNFFSFTPMGLSILVLSVGYMLVARHWLTAKNTTTGTNSRRRTLKSFIEEYKLQDRAFRLQVPYSSELIGRTLGELDLRQRNGVNLIGIERHGRGRNYLLNPIAQTEIRPGDVLLADLVHPENDLEKFVDELGLVVLSIEGSYFSQQSKNVGMAEVAVVPESGLIGRTILDEKFRTVYGLSVIGLRRGGDAFAGAIADEKLRPGDILLVIGPWKQIHNLRTQKRNFLVLSLPAESDDIAPAISQAPWALMSLAVMIMLMVSGIVPNAIAALIACLMLGLFRCVDVETAYKSIRWQSVFLIVGMMPFAIALEKTHGIELAVEFLMNTLDGAGIHVLIAVLFVLTTGFSLVISNTATAILMAPIAMSIAKQLDVSPYPFVMTVAIAASAAFMTPVASPVNTLVMGPGEYKFGDYLKIGTPFTILVLIACVILIPWWYG; this comes from the coding sequence ATGCCATGGGACTTGGCGGTCGTACTTGGGCTGCTTGTGATATGCATCGTGCTGTTCATTATCGACTGGCCACGCATGGATGTGGTGGCTTTGTCGGCTATGGTCGCGCTGCCTGTGCTGGGCATTATTAGCGTGCAGGAAGCCTTCGCGGGCTTCTCGGATCCGAATGTGGTTTTGATTGCCGCGCTGTTTGTCATTGGCGAAGGTATCACACGGACCGGCATCGCGCTGCAGGTCGGTCAGTGGCTCGCTCTCAAAGCAGGCCGGAGTGAGGCGAGGCTCGTTGTCCTGCTGATGCTGAGCGTGGGACTGCTGGGAAGTGTGATGAGTTCGACAGGCATCGTCGCGATTTTCATCCCGGTTGTTCTGAATGTCACTTCGCGTCTCAACATACATCCCGGGCGAATGATGATGCCGCTTAGTGTTGCTGGGCTGATCAGCGGCATGATGACCCTTGTGGCAACGCCCCCCAACATGATTGTCGATAGTGCTCTGGAAAGCGAAGGACATCCAGGCTTCAACTTCTTCTCGTTCACACCCATGGGGTTATCGATTCTCGTGCTGAGTGTTGGTTATATGCTGGTGGCGAGACATTGGTTGACGGCGAAAAATACGACGACAGGCACCAATTCTCGTCGGCGAACACTGAAGTCATTTATCGAAGAGTATAAGCTCCAGGATCGAGCTTTTCGTTTGCAGGTGCCTTACTCTTCCGAACTGATCGGGAGAACCCTCGGCGAGCTTGATTTACGACAGCGAAATGGCGTGAACCTGATTGGTATCGAGCGCCACGGACGCGGAAGGAACTATCTGCTCAATCCGATCGCGCAGACCGAAATTCGCCCAGGGGACGTGCTATTGGCGGACTTGGTACACCCCGAGAATGATCTGGAAAAGTTTGTCGACGAACTTGGGCTCGTTGTCCTATCGATCGAAGGGAGTTACTTCAGCCAGCAGTCGAAGAATGTCGGGATGGCGGAAGTTGCAGTCGTGCCGGAGTCTGGCCTGATTGGTCGAACAATTCTGGACGAAAAGTTTCGTACCGTTTATGGCCTCAGTGTGATCGGCCTGAGGCGAGGTGGAGACGCGTTTGCTGGGGCCATAGCCGATGAGAAGCTTCGCCCAGGGGATATCTTACTGGTAATTGGACCTTGGAAGCAGATTCACAATCTGCGGACACAAAAGCGAAACTTTTTGGTGCTTTCATTGCCGGCGGAAAGTGACGATATCGCTCCTGCTATCTCGCAGGCCCCTTGGGCTCTTATGTCGTTGGCGGTAATGATCATGCTGATGGTTTCGGGCATTGTGCCGAATGCCATTGCCGCCCTGATTGCCTGCCTGATGCTAGGGCTATTCCGCTGTGTTGATGTCGAAACGGCCTACAAGTCGATCCGATGGCAGAGCGTTTTTTTGATCGTCGGTATGATGCCGTTTGCGATAGCGCTCGAGAAAACCCACGGTATAGAACTCGCCGTCGAGTTTTTAATGAACACTTTAGACGGGGCTGGGATACATGTGTTAATCGCAGTTCTGTTTGTACTGACCACTGGGTTTAGCCTGGTAATTTCGAACACGGCAACCGCAATTCTCATGGCACCTATCGCCATGAGTATTGCCAAGCAGTTGGATGTTTCCCCCTACCCTTTTGTGATGACCGTCGCGATTGCCGCATCGGCCGCATTCATGACTCCGGTTGCTTCGCCAGTAAACACGTTGGTGATGGGGCCTGGCGAGTACAAGTTCGGCGACTATTTGAAAATCGGCACGCCTTTCACAATCTTGGTGCTGATTGCCTGCGTGATCCTCATTCCCTGGTGGTACGGCTAA
- a CDS encoding protein kinase domain-containing protein codes for MSIETSTTVREVDGYRLVQRIGAGGYGEVWRADAPGGLSKAVKLVFGFHDEARASRELKALNRIKNLRHPFLLSLERIEVIDAQLVVVTELADCCLKDRFDECRKEGLPGIPRDELLRYLADSAEALDYMTEVHSLQHLDVKPENLLVVGTHAKVADFGLVKSIQDVTASMMAGLTPLYASPEVFNDQPSRQSDQYSLAIVYQEMLTGTLPFPGRNLAQLTAQHLNSPPRLNTLPPRDRDILSKALAKKPNERYRSCAEMVKALIEADSIAHLPQVRSGSVDHDESSKTDTKTINCNDTKSSDAKQGSGDFDPETIRMDRDSQQWQARSSHVWEEITPRKQEILPPLADDRTQRELRPSVVLGIGGLGNRIIRHFVDRRLELVGTNAEQHWCRCVAIDTDTTDLVQSTGQLGATAGTPSLSTVEMPLRRPQAYRNLSRHLTKSMSRRWLYNIPLSLKTEGMRPLGRLAFADHASRLREQIRDAVADAMDLARGNMDPRSEHFSWQEKPRIVLVMSSSGGTGSGMAWDAFALAQEVIQEFGGSGDDVSLWLVHATPNGTEQQDLARCNTYACLRELFHFQVTGEYPGDAVTKIPPQRWTEKISKQITLFETGSSAETRNVPVDIHDLADLLYMNVYEGRDVAQRSRDSEDTNKEMGPTVSAWAFAGKALCSSGHLDLAAARYTMELLRRWHGSGHGEKEQRKLAHLNDTDQQASSRADHYQRVLDLRSAKIFQDSEFRLETVIDMVTQVVEDEIGGRPEDYFSETIGRFANEIGASRIPPTSAEMTIQMLDSLDQLIGASNMEAEPGKLIAVSLHSEIAPHIRQIAAHYQKKVLDQVHGILNEPSFRVRGVKQLSIVVDQRLSELEDKVRAMGDRTEQEIEKVRTALFPVIHQASKRGGRAGDHRMGLPELRSLWLNYALLRTHGVIVLATCQVFQHLRTAIMRDNMWIKNTIISLEMAEMKARERMALDDTSLTEDPKFLEKLLVLETQIDDVLNAEHGGLCNLLHEERNGVNKLIDVMMECGKDLARRNASEEGSESQFLSSLQEGPDWKQRVASSNCRLTQLGPTVSRLMFMPESVADNSTVTTSAPHLAGSSPLGTKLPKVIWMESGGNIPLRDAARLLIENRPDYVPVADRLLTRADVHWAEL; via the coding sequence GTGTCGATTGAGACAAGTACAACCGTACGGGAAGTAGACGGATATCGTCTCGTACAACGAATCGGAGCTGGTGGATACGGCGAAGTCTGGCGAGCCGATGCCCCTGGTGGTCTTTCCAAGGCCGTCAAGTTGGTGTTCGGATTCCACGACGAAGCTCGTGCCTCGCGCGAGCTGAAGGCACTCAACCGCATCAAAAACCTTCGCCATCCATTTCTTCTATCTCTCGAACGCATCGAAGTGATCGATGCGCAGTTAGTGGTCGTTACCGAGCTGGCCGATTGCTGCTTGAAGGATCGTTTCGACGAATGCCGCAAGGAAGGACTTCCAGGCATCCCCCGCGACGAACTGCTGCGATACCTGGCCGACTCGGCCGAAGCATTGGACTACATGACCGAGGTCCATTCGCTGCAGCATTTGGATGTGAAGCCTGAGAACCTGCTTGTCGTCGGCACGCACGCCAAGGTGGCCGACTTTGGCCTGGTCAAGTCGATCCAGGACGTGACGGCCTCGATGATGGCCGGCCTGACGCCGCTTTACGCTTCGCCTGAAGTGTTCAACGACCAGCCATCGCGACAGAGCGATCAATACAGCCTGGCAATTGTGTACCAGGAAATGCTGACCGGCACCCTCCCCTTCCCCGGTCGCAATCTGGCCCAGTTAACCGCTCAGCATCTCAATAGCCCCCCGCGGCTGAACACCCTTCCTCCGCGCGATCGGGACATCCTTTCCAAGGCACTCGCGAAAAAGCCCAACGAACGCTATCGCAGTTGCGCGGAAATGGTGAAGGCCTTGATCGAGGCTGATAGCATCGCCCACCTTCCCCAGGTACGTAGTGGTTCGGTCGACCACGACGAGTCTTCCAAGACCGATACCAAGACCATCAACTGCAACGACACGAAGTCGAGCGATGCCAAGCAGGGCTCGGGTGATTTCGATCCTGAAACCATCCGCATGGATCGCGACAGTCAGCAGTGGCAGGCCCGGTCGAGCCATGTTTGGGAGGAGATCACGCCTCGCAAGCAAGAGATTCTGCCACCGCTGGCCGACGATCGTACCCAGCGCGAACTACGCCCCAGCGTGGTGCTGGGAATCGGTGGCTTAGGAAACCGAATCATTCGTCATTTCGTCGATCGACGTCTGGAACTGGTTGGTACCAATGCCGAACAGCATTGGTGCCGCTGCGTGGCAATTGATACAGATACCACGGACCTGGTGCAAAGCACTGGGCAACTCGGTGCCACGGCTGGAACGCCTTCGCTTTCGACCGTGGAAATGCCGCTGCGACGTCCTCAAGCGTATCGCAACCTTTCGCGTCATTTGACGAAGTCGATGAGCCGGCGTTGGCTGTATAACATTCCCCTGTCGTTGAAAACCGAAGGCATGCGTCCCCTGGGGCGACTTGCGTTTGCCGATCATGCCAGTCGTTTGCGAGAGCAGATCCGCGATGCCGTTGCCGATGCGATGGATTTGGCTCGCGGAAACATGGACCCTCGCAGCGAACACTTCTCCTGGCAGGAAAAGCCGCGGATTGTGCTCGTGATGAGCAGTAGCGGCGGCACAGGCAGCGGCATGGCCTGGGACGCGTTCGCGCTCGCCCAGGAAGTCATTCAAGAGTTTGGCGGCAGCGGCGACGATGTCTCGCTATGGCTGGTTCACGCAACGCCCAACGGAACCGAACAGCAAGATCTGGCACGCTGCAATACGTATGCTTGCTTGCGGGAGCTATTTCACTTTCAGGTTACCGGCGAGTATCCCGGTGATGCCGTCACCAAGATCCCGCCGCAGCGTTGGACCGAAAAGATCTCGAAACAGATCACGTTGTTCGAAACGGGTAGTTCCGCTGAGACGCGAAACGTGCCGGTCGATATCCATGACCTGGCCGACTTGTTGTACATGAACGTGTACGAAGGCCGCGACGTGGCTCAGCGTAGCCGTGATTCTGAAGATACGAACAAAGAGATGGGGCCGACAGTTTCTGCCTGGGCTTTTGCCGGGAAAGCGTTGTGTTCCAGCGGGCATCTCGATCTGGCCGCGGCTCGCTACACCATGGAATTGCTGCGTCGTTGGCACGGCAGCGGGCATGGCGAGAAAGAACAACGCAAGCTGGCACATTTGAACGATACCGACCAGCAAGCCAGTTCGCGAGCAGATCATTATCAAAGGGTGCTCGATCTGCGTTCGGCCAAGATCTTTCAGGATAGCGAGTTCCGTCTGGAGACCGTGATCGATATGGTCACGCAAGTCGTGGAAGACGAGATCGGCGGACGCCCTGAAGACTACTTTAGCGAAACGATTGGTCGCTTCGCCAACGAGATTGGTGCCTCGCGAATTCCCCCTACCTCGGCCGAGATGACCATTCAAATGCTCGACTCGCTCGATCAGTTGATCGGTGCCTCGAACATGGAAGCCGAGCCGGGCAAGTTGATCGCCGTTTCGTTGCATTCGGAAATCGCCCCGCACATTCGACAGATTGCCGCCCACTATCAGAAGAAAGTGCTCGATCAAGTTCACGGGATTCTGAACGAGCCATCTTTCCGTGTCCGAGGCGTTAAGCAACTTTCCATCGTCGTCGACCAGCGTTTGAGCGAACTGGAAGATAAGGTTCGTGCGATGGGAGATCGAACCGAGCAGGAAATTGAAAAGGTCCGCACTGCCCTGTTCCCAGTCATTCACCAGGCGTCAAAACGTGGCGGCCGTGCTGGCGATCATCGGATGGGACTACCGGAACTGCGTTCGCTTTGGCTCAACTACGCTTTGCTGCGTACTCACGGTGTCATCGTATTGGCCACGTGTCAGGTGTTTCAGCATCTGAGAACGGCCATCATGCGAGACAACATGTGGATCAAAAACACAATTATCAGCCTGGAAATGGCTGAGATGAAAGCCCGCGAGCGCATGGCTCTCGACGACACTTCGCTGACGGAAGACCCTAAGTTCCTTGAGAAGCTCCTGGTGCTGGAGACTCAAATCGATGATGTCCTGAACGCCGAGCACGGCGGGCTTTGTAACTTGCTGCATGAAGAGCGTAACGGCGTCAACAAGCTGATCGACGTCATGATGGAATGCGGCAAAGACCTGGCACGCCGGAATGCTTCCGAAGAAGGTAGCGAGAGCCAGTTCCTCAGTTCTCTGCAGGAAGGTCCCGATTGGAAGCAACGCGTTGCTTCGTCGAATTGTCGCCTGACGCAGTTGGGGCCAACGGTCTCGCGGTTGATGTTTATGCCAGAATCGGTGGCGGATAACAGTACCGTGACCACTTCAGCCCCTCATCTGGCTGGCAGTTCTCCGCTGGGAACCAAGCTGCCTAAGGTGATCTGGATGGAATCGGGCGGCAACATTCCGTTACGAGACGCCGCTAGACTGCTGATCGAGAACCGCCCAGACTACGTTCCGGTCGCGGATCGACTGCTTACCCGTGCCGATGTGCACTGGGCAGAGCTTTAG